From a single Apostichopus japonicus isolate 1M-3 chromosome 12, ASM3797524v1, whole genome shotgun sequence genomic region:
- the LOC139977676 gene encoding uncharacterized protein isoform X2, whose amino-acid sequence MDLSIFVLFILLEQGFGQNCPMKQSVERMDTGTIYCMIDGNMQRHYWYKGSVSHTQAILRLEKGVKSGEKYDDDHYDITSEGNMKIINAKLEHEAIYTFVGIFENGAIWRRSISVSITVTPSPPCPIVQSCRSCDECIVTITSTDPNTLTCYIEEVRPMVSLYWSVEGDNVTYTQTASSEINNNTTDTWNISTDIRFELTCAEYITFYCTVLYDHDTLEIGNTTIKVQSESCNEDNTKPSMIIILTCTLIPAILTLSLAVICCKLYRRHGGRKGTLLGELKTKTLLEELKDISLVSSSCSDCQYTITYTDNGKSHVNNADKLIEALSKGKQGNRVLFVGEPGIGKSYLFRDISRKWREGNIFKDYILIYFQLENVSKDACILEELMKLLGLEMSAAEADRIILDLQSKKSIVMLDGISNWSRLHNHTRNDDKVKRLTIKQVLEGDVADYSKMNIWVTSRKLDHDVKIMNTPYTRVDVVGFTESHRNLFFERFRQLKESKQNDKEKQKHVRLERKQREEKGTDFDPEERPLNAKHSEDISSAWQTHIEDIITDGCNDYIRRSPLIARLFASIYLNNCNEDNTALEDHLFRFSTRTEKEQTTKTLVKSGNFDLLACLLEVGTNDGEEYRKYADMLHMEKLLFRHITDEYYQEAIIHLLKSFKEREKTIYSLEIHGDFPIVQLSNFPAIYQRLVFHGVKLAEKEQFKAVIRTFQQMKIKIEFHNSKVPERLSEDELQDIGYFEVLRKNESDTFERLSEDGDWTKITTATSQV is encoded by the exons ATGGATTTGTCAATTTTTGTGCTATTCATCCTTCTGGAGCAAG GTTTTGGCCAAAATTGTCCTATGAAGCAGAGCGTCGAAAGAATGGATACAGGAACCATTTACTGCATGATTGACGGTAACATGCAAAGACACTATTGGTACAAGGGCTCAGTATCACACACTCAAGCTATACTTAGATTAGAGAAGGGGGTAAAAAGTGGGGAGAAATATGACGATGACCATTATGACATCACCTCTGaaggaaacatgaaaattatcAATGCTAAGCTGGAACACGAGGCCATTTATACATTTGttggaatttttgaaaatggcGCAATATGGAGACGGTCTATTTCAGTTTCAATAACAG ttACTCCGTCGCCTCCATGCCCTATCGTTCAGTCTTGCCGTAGCTGCGATGAATGTATCGTAACAATTACATCCACGGATCCTAACACTTTAACTTGTTACATAGAAGAGGTTCGTCCAATGGTTAGTTTGTATTGGAGCGTCGAAGGAGATAACGTTACCTACACCCAGACGGCATCATCAGAGATCAATAACAATACAACTGATACCTGGAATATATCCACTGATATTCGCTTCGAATTAACATGTGCAGAATATATTACGTTTTACTGCACTGTTCTTTATGATCACGATACATTGGAGATTGGAAATACAACAATTAAAGTACAGTCAG AAAGTTGTAATGAAGACAACACAAAGCCTTCAATGATAATAATTTTAACGTGTACCTTGATCCCAGCAATATTAACTCTTAGCCTCGCCGTTATTTGCTGCAAGCTATATCGACGTCACGGTGGACGGAAAG GAACGTTGTTGGGAGAATTAAAAACGAAGACGTTGTTAGAAGAATTGAAAGATATCTCTTTAGTAAGCAGTTCTTGTAGTGACTGTCAGTACACGATAACGTACACAGACAACGGCAAATCACATGTAAATAATGCCGATAAACTGATTGAGGCATTATCCAAGGGCAAGCAGGGTAACCGAGTATTATTTGTTGGCGAGCCTGGTATTGGCAAATCATATTTATTTCGGGACATATCAAGAAAGTGGAGGGAAGGAAACATTTTTAAAGATTATATTCTGATCTATTTTCAACTTGAGAATGTTTCGAAAGATGCTTGCATATTGGAGGAACTCATGAAATTGTTGGGACTGGAAATGTCTGCGGCAGAAGCTGACAGAATAATTTTAGATCTACAAAGCAAAAAGAGCATTGTGATGTTAGATGGAATTAGCAATTGGTCAAGGCTTCATAATCATACAAGAAATGATGACAAGGTAAAGAGATTGACTATAAAGCAGGTATTAGAGGGTGATGTTGCTGACTATAGCAAAATGAACATTTGGGTCACTTCCCGTAAACTTGACCATGACGTGAAAATTATGAACACACCTTATACAAGGGTAGACGTGGTCGGGTTTACTGAGTCACACAGAAATTTGTTCTTCGAAAGATTTAGGCAACTAAAAGAAAGTAAACAGAATGACAAAGAGAAGCAAAAACATGTTCgtttggaaagaaaacaacgGGAAGAAAAAGGCACAGACTTTGACCCTGAGGAAAGACCCTTGAATGCCAAACATTCAGAAGATATATCGAGTGCTTGGCAAACTCATATAGAAGATATAATTACTGATGGATGTAATGATTATATTCGTAGATCTCCATTAATTGCAAGGTTGTTTGCCTCTATTTACTTAAATAACTGCAATGAAGATAACACAGCACTGGAGGATCATTTGTTCCGGTTTAGTACCCGTACAGAGAAGGAGCAAACCACGAAGACTCTTGTAAAATCTGGTAACTTTGATCTATTAGCATGTTTGCTGGAAGTTGGAACAAATGATGGAGAGGAGTACAGGAAATACGCTGATATGTTACACATGGAGAAGCTACTGTTCAGGCACATTACAGATGAGTACTACCAGGAAGCAATTATACACTTGTTGAAGAGTTTTAAAGAGAGAGAG AAAACGATTTATTCTTTGGAGATACATGGAGACTTCCCAATTGTGCAATTGAGCAATTTTCCAGCCATCTACCAACGGCTTGTCTTTCACGGTGTCAAGTTAGCAGAAAAAGAACAATTCAAAGCTGTCATAAGAACTTTTCAACAGATGAAGATAAAAATAGA GTTTCATAACAGCAAAGTTCCAGAAAGACTTTCTGAAGACGAACTGCAGGATATTGGTTATTTCGAAG TGTTACGAAAAAATGAAAGTGATACTTTCGAACGATTATCCGAAGATGGAGATTGGACGAAAATTACAACAGCGACAAGCCAAGTATAG